ATTTCCCTGCGCGTCGCGCGCGAAACGTCGACGGTGGCAGACAGACAGAGCTGGAACACGGCGAGTGCGCTACTCCGCGAGCGCCGCCTCGATGCCGTCGAGGACCCGCGGCGGGTGCGGGAAGTAGAAGTCCTCCATCGAGAGCAGCGGAACGGGAGTGTCGAACCCGGTCACGCGCTCGACCGGCGACTCGAGGTACATCAGCGCCTCGTCGTTGATGCGGGCGACGATCTCGCTTCCGACGCCCAAGGTCCGGGGGCCCTCGTGGACGACGACGCAGCGGCCCGTCTTCTTCACCGATTCGACAATCGTCTCGGTGTCCATCGGCGAGATCGTGCGCAGGTCGATCACCTCGGCGTCGATGTCGCCCTCGTCGACGGCTTCCAGCGTCGGCGGCATCATCGACCCCCAAGCGACGACCGTCACGTCCTCGCCCTCGCGACGGACGGCGGCCTCACCGATCGGCACCTCGTGTTCGCCCTCGGGGACCTCCGCTCTGATCGAGCGGTAGATCCGCTTCGGTTCCATAAACAGCACCGGGTCGGGATCGCGGATCGCGGCCGTCAGCAGCCCCTTGGTGTCCGCGGGCGTGCTCGGGATGACGACTTTCAGTCCGGGGATATGACCGTACGCGCCCTCTAGGCTCTCGGAGTGGTGTTCGAGCGCCCGGACGCCCGCGCCGTAGGGCATCCGAACGACCATCGGCGCGCTCAGCTCGCCGCGGGTGCGCCAGCGGATGCGACTCGCGTTCGTGACAAGCTGGTCGAACGCCGGCGGCAGAAAGCCGGAGAACTGGATTTCGGCGACCGGACGGTAGCCGTACATCGCCATCCCGGCCGCGCCGCCGACGATCGCGATTTCCGACAGCGGCGTGTCGACCACGCGTTTGTTCCCGAACTCCTCCAGCAGGTCGTCGGTCGCGCGGAAGACGCCGCCGCTCTCGGCGACGTCCTCTCCGAAGACGACGACGCGGTCGTCTCGTTCCATCTCCCCGTGCAGTGCGTCGTTGACCGCCTGTACGATAGTTGCCTGCATTGTCATCCCTTGGGCCGCTGTTCGATGAAGTCGTACATCTCGGGGCGTCGTTCGAGGAGATCCTCGAACTCGTCCAGTTGACGCACCAGTTCCGGCGGCAGTTCGTCGTAGACGTACTCGAACATCTCCGCGACGGCGCGCTCTTCCATCGCGTTCGCGGCCGCCAGCGCCTCGTCGAACTCGGTTTCGATCTCGTCGACGATGGCGTCGTGGTCGATCTCCGCCCACAGCCCCTCGGACTTCAGGAACTCGCGGTAGCGTTCGATCGGATCGTGCGACTCCCAGTGGTCGACCTCCTCGTCGGCGCGGTAGCGGGTCGGGTCGTCGCTCGTCGTGTGCGCGTCGAGGCGGTACGTGACCGATTCGACGAAGACGGGCTCTCCCTGAAGGACCTTCTCGCGGGCGCTCGAAACGGCGTCGTAGACGGCGAGGACGTCTTGGCCGTCGACGCGGATCGCGTCGATGCCGTACGCCAGCGCCTTCTGGGCGATGGTGTTCGCGCCGGACTGCTTCTCGTAGGGCATCGAGATGGCGTACTGGTTGTTCTGACAGTAAAACAGCGCCGGGAGGCCGACGGAGCTCGCGAGGTTGATCCCCTCGTGTGCCGCGCCGGTGCTTGTCGCCCCGTCGCCGAGGTAGGCGGTCGCGATGGCGTCGGCGTCGTCGAGGTGCATTCCCCACGCGATTCCCGAGACGAGCGGGAGGTGCGAGCCGATCGAGATCGCGATCTGGGCGTTGACCTTCGCGAAGGCCTCTTGGCCCTCCTCGATACCGCGCCAAAAGAGGATCATATCCTCCATCGACGCGCCGCGCATAAACATCGGCGTCCACGCGCGGCCGACGTACAGCCAGTCGTCCGGCGTGAGCGTGAACGCGCTGCCGATGATGCTGGCTTCCTGGCCGCGGGTGGAGCCGAACGTGCCGAGTTCGCCCCGTCGCTGGATGTTCACCATCCGCCGGGAGAACACCCGATCGGTCACCATCCACCGGTACAGGTCCAAAAGCTCCTCGTCGTCGAGGTCCGGGATCGCCTCGTCGTCGTACGACCCGTCGGGCGCGACGATCTGGTGGGTGGGGACCTCCAAGTCGGCTTGGGAAAGGTACCGCACTTCACCACCGCCGTCGTCGCCGGTCGCTGGAGATACTCGTATGTCTGATGCTCTATCGCTCATTCGACGACGCGTTCTTGTGCGGGCCCGGTAATAAAATCGCGGGTACGGGGGCCGTTCGTCGGTCCGACACAGTATCTCGATAGTCCGATACGTCGCCTCGAGACAGGGCTCGCAGCCGCACCGAGGGCCAGCATTCACCGGGGCGGAACGATCGCCACCACGATTTATTAGCTCGCGCTTTGAGT
This DNA window, taken from Halobellus sp. LT62, encodes the following:
- a CDS encoding alpha-ketoacid dehydrogenase subunit beta; the encoded protein is MQATIVQAVNDALHGEMERDDRVVVFGEDVAESGGVFRATDDLLEEFGNKRVVDTPLSEIAIVGGAAGMAMYGYRPVAEIQFSGFLPPAFDQLVTNASRIRWRTRGELSAPMVVRMPYGAGVRALEHHSESLEGAYGHIPGLKVVIPSTPADTKGLLTAAIRDPDPVLFMEPKRIYRSIRAEVPEGEHEVPIGEAAVRREGEDVTVVAWGSMMPPTLEAVDEGDIDAEVIDLRTISPMDTETIVESVKKTGRCVVVHEGPRTLGVGSEIVARINDEALMYLESPVERVTGFDTPVPLLSMEDFYFPHPPRVLDGIEAALAE
- a CDS encoding thiamine pyrophosphate-dependent enzyme; this encodes MSDRASDIRVSPATGDDGGGEVRYLSQADLEVPTHQIVAPDGSYDDEAIPDLDDEELLDLYRWMVTDRVFSRRMVNIQRRGELGTFGSTRGQEASIIGSAFTLTPDDWLYVGRAWTPMFMRGASMEDMILFWRGIEEGQEAFAKVNAQIAISIGSHLPLVSGIAWGMHLDDADAIATAYLGDGATSTGAAHEGINLASSVGLPALFYCQNNQYAISMPYEKQSGANTIAQKALAYGIDAIRVDGQDVLAVYDAVSSAREKVLQGEPVFVESVTYRLDAHTTSDDPTRYRADEEVDHWESHDPIERYREFLKSEGLWAEIDHDAIVDEIETEFDEALAAANAMEERAVAEMFEYVYDELPPELVRQLDEFEDLLERRPEMYDFIEQRPKG